The following are encoded in a window of Carya illinoinensis cultivar Pawnee chromosome 15, C.illinoinensisPawnee_v1, whole genome shotgun sequence genomic DNA:
- the LOC122296677 gene encoding uncharacterized protein LOC122296677 has product MLYKDLSEEKKAEIRRKARERYAQKKAAKSSLIGPINLEPSNIDQVITSIDGTSNDYQSQIWNAENCNFQQTQLKRCRISVINNNSDGISSLQGASVSTDINLSMTDSDESTFSNSMSDSSMILNSYLDSSNESSTNAQIQTQISEHLTIQQNDLLAQIGSFYFASTISFSKDLNDDIFRNLSQRNRGIYTFRVQGQIYHYISDLIPSNGRPSNLQLYFYDIEHEFENRIVDSTRMGPSIIAQLMDILRVNPYCTFFRYLGDLPSFEYQKIRIRSDPGLDQQVYNAPTSSEVAAIWVEDDTLEQVTPRDIFVYNHVGGSHIVQYYFEYYDPLQYPLLFPFGDIGWHQGIQRINRRGVSISNHTHAAQSIDPHQSISAEELLRREEQVLRRNRKDPFVSCREYYCYKLQIREDVNSILLLSGRLFQQFVVNMYIKIETSRLDYFRSNQQHIRSKLYQGIVDSISVGETNASRIGKRLILPSSFIGGPRDMQKRYMEAMTLVQRYGKPDIFLTITCNPNWKEISTESKPHEETQNRPDLIARIFRTKLEELKHQLFKREIFGKVSAYVYVIEHQKRGLLHAHFLIILHRDWKLYAPESFDQIVSAELLDKDKNLHLYTAVIKHMMHGPCGALNPTNVCMKKNGHCKNNYPRHFVPNTTIGNDCFPIYKRSDDGRTVKIRGHDLDNRWVVPYNSYLLAMFDCHINVEICSTIKAVIYLYKYIYKGHDSVAFNLVSEQPNQQIDEIQQFQSARWIAPPETMWRIYGFIINEVHLAVYSLHLHLENQHQVTFRAHENLNNVINSDLSAKSMLTEFFSTNRVDENTKKLLYKEFPEFYVWSQQYKMWTVRKKQIVIGRIVTANPSEGERYYLRILLNHIRGPLSFDDLKTVNGVLATTFREAATMHGLLERDDSVEESLQEASLYQMPSNLRQLFATILVYCNPTNPRYLWEHFEQDMSSDFQLTEDSQSNVRMQVLRSISMTLESMGRDINSFQLLDRNIHFDEDEFLSREIDDELAVFITEEDLTASALLNREQQIVYSLVLEKIFSNQSAAFFIDGPGGTGKTFLYKALLATIRSRHLIALATASSGVAASILPGAPMSKKEAIEALDRMLKDVNDSELSFGGKVVIFGGDFRQILPVVPKGTRQQQIDASLVSSYLWPTLKKIRLTENMRARLDPDFSNYILELGNGMPPITIDEHVKIPTAMLIPYQNDTASLDQLLDAVFNDISEYSANISSMMNRAILTPKNSYVDEINNLLIQRFPGDIINYYSFDETIDASKQAIMEDFLNILTPNGFPPHQLFLKQNCPIMLLRNINPSEGLCNGTWLICRNFDYNVIHAEIAIGHQTGKKLFKMRPIFTSIKDISPAVKNWKIKMIVAEKSPKRTGQHSPVKYQNLTLIDQEGNRVQATMFGTDIDSRKNSLHIFRSYYITNAFVKPLDPKFRTESYEFQWILNSKTIIEEVPNDETHLKLPKFNFISIDQLDPYKDSIAEIGLSLSSRPTSVFTINPELPEAEQLQKWATINKGTGHDHNESFLCYHCKYQTVAQPRCRAYVELDDGTGKLPAVMFGKIAEEALGYSAVDFMNHNGEEHLPFIENLAIQVSEKQWMLQLTADPEIFNQQQHKNFNVLSIGPVQFGPELQ; this is encoded by the exons ATGTTATACAAAGATTTGTCTGAAGAAAAAAAAGCAGAAATTCGTCGAAAAGCTAGAGAAAGATATGCTCAGAAAAAAGCTGCGAAGAGTAGTTTGATTGGGCCAATAAATTTAGAGCCATCCAACATAGATCAAGTCATTACATCTATTGATGGAACATCCAATGATTATCAGTCACAGATCTGGAATGCCGAAAATTGTAATTTCCAACAGACACAACTGAAAAGATGTCGTATTTCTGTTATTAACAACAACAGTGATGGAATTTCTTCCTTGCAAGGAGCATCTGTTTCTACAGACATCAATCTCTCCATGACAGATTCAGATGAAtctacattttcaaattctatgtCAGACTCTTCGATGATTCTAAATTCATATTTAGATTCATCCAATGAAAGTTCAACAAATGCACAGATTCAAACACAAATATCTGAACATTTAACAATCCAACag AATGATCTTCTCGCCCAAATAGGATCCTTCTATTTTGCAAGTACAATCAGCTTTTCAAAGGACCTCAACGACGACATATTTAG AAATTTGAGTCAGAGAAACAGAGGTATCTATACATTTCGAGTTCAAGGTCAGATCTATCATTATATTTCTGATTTAATTCCTTCAAACGGTCGGCCTTCAAATTTACAGTTATATTTCTATGATATTGAACATGAATTCGAAAATCGTATTGTTGATTCAACAAGAATGGGTCCATCAATTATTGCACAGCTCATGGATATTCTTCGTGTCAATCCATATTGTACATTTTTTCGTTATCTTGGAGATCTACCAAGTTTCGAATATCAAAAAATACGCATCAGATCTGATCCTGGTTTAGATCAACAAGTATATAATGCTCCTACATCATCAGAAGTTGCAGCAATTTGGGTTGAAGATGACACTCTAGAGCAAGTAACACCTCGTGACATCTTTGTTTATAACCATGTTGGTGGAAGTCACatagttcaatattattttgaatattatgATCCACTTCAATATCCATTGTTATTCCCTTTTGGCGATATTGGATGGCATCAAGGTATACAAAGAATCAACAGACGAGGAGTATCTATATCTAATCATACTCATGCTGCACAATCAATTGATCCACATCAATCAATATCTGCAGAAGAATTACTTAGACGAGAAGAGCAAG TGTTGAGGAGAAACAGAAAAGATCCATTTGTTTCATGCCGTGAATACTATTGTTATAAATTACAAATCAGAGAAGATGTGAATTCAATTCTTCTACTGTCTGGTCGATTGTTTCAACAATTTGTTGtcaatatgtatattaaaattgaaacatcAAGATTAGATTATTTTCGCAGTAATCAACAACATATTCGATCTAAATTGTATCAAGGCATTGTGGACAGTATCAGTGTTGGAGAAACAAATGCTTCTAGAATTGGAAAACGCTTGATTCTACCATCATCTTTTATTGGAGGTCCAAGAGATATGCAAAAAAGATACATGGAAGCAATGACTTTAGTTCAGCGGTATGGAAAACCAGATATCTTTCTAACAATTACATGCAATCCAAATTGGAAAGAAATCTCAACAGAGTCGAAACCACATGAAGAGACTCAAAATCGTCCTGATTTAATAGCTCGAATCTTCAgaacaaaattagaagaattgaaGCATCAACTATTCAAACGAGAGATATTTGGAAAAGTTTCAGCGTATGTTTATGTCATTGAACATCAGAAAAGAGGACTTCTGCATGCACATTTTTTGATCATCTTACATCGAGATTGGAAATTATATGCACCAGAATCTTTTGATCAGATTGTTTCTGCAGAATTACTTGACAAAGACAAGAATTTGCATCTATATACAGCTGTTATAAAACATATGATGCATGGACCATGTGGAGCCTTGAATCCAACAAATGTgtgcatgaaaaaaaatggtcATTGCAAGAATAATTATCCAAGACATTTCGTGCCAAACACAACCATTGGAAATGATTGTTTTCCAATATATAAACGATCTGATGATGGAAGAACTGTGAAAATTAGAGGTCATGATTTAGATAATCGTTGGGTTGTTCCATACAATTCTTATTTGCTTGCAATGTTTGACTGTCATATTAATGTAGAAATTTGTTCTACAATAAAGGCAGTAATATAtctttacaaatatatttacaaaggtCATGACAGTGTTGCCTTTAATTTGGTTTCTGAACAACCAAATCAACAAATTGATGAAATTCAACAATTCCAATCAGCTCGATGGATTGCTCCGCCAGAAACAATGTGGAGAATATACGGATTTATTATCAATGAAGTACATCTAGCAGTTTACAGCTTGCATTTACATCTTGAAAATCAGCACCAAGTAACATTTCGAGCACATGAAAACTTGAACAATGTGATCAATTCTGATCTTTCTGCAAAATCAATGTTAACAGAATTCTTTTCAACAAATCGAGTTGATGAAAACACCAAAAAGTTGTTGTATAAAGAATTtccagaattttatgtttggagtCAACAATACAAAATGTGGACAGTTCGAAAGAAACAGATTGTTATAGGCCGAATTGTGACAGCAAATCCTTCTGAAGGTGAAAGATATTATTTGCGAATTCTATTAAATCATATAAGAGGTCCTTTATCATTTGATGACCTCAAAACAGTCAATGGTGTTTTGGCCACTACATTTCGTGAAGCTGCTACAATGCATGGTTTATTAGAAAGAGATGACAGTGTAGAAGAATCTTTACAAGAAGCATCTCTATATCAAATGCCTTCTAATTTGCGTCAGCTATTTGCAACTATCTTGGTCTACTGTAATCCAACAAATCCAAGATATCTTTGGGAACATTTTGAACAAGACATGTCATCTGATTTTCAATTAACTGAAGATTCTCAATCAAATGTGAGAATGCAAGTTTTACGCTCCATCTCCATGACACTTGAATCAATGGGTAGAGACATTAATTCATTCCAACTTCTTGATCGAAACATTcattttgatgaagatgaatTTTTGTCCAGAGAGATTGATGATGAACTAGCTGTTTTTATTACAGAAGAGGATCTCACTGCATCAGCACTACTTAATCGAGAGCAACAAATTGTTTACAGTTTGGTTCTAGAAAAGATTTTCTCAAATCAAAGTGCTGCATTTTTTATAGATGGGCCTGGCGGAACTGGAAAGACATTTTTATACAAGGCACTTCTTgcaacaataaggtcaagacattTAATTGCTCTTGCAACTGCTTCATCTGGTGTAGCTGCATCAATTCTACCTGGAG CTCCTATGTCAAAAAAAGAAGCAATAGAAGCATTAGACAGAATGTTGAAAGATGTTAATGATTCAGAACTATCTTTTGGTGGAAAAGTTGTTATATTTGGAGGAGATTTTCGCCAAATTTTACCTGTTGTTCCAAAAGGAACAAGACAGCAACAAATTGACGCTAGCTTGGTTTCTTCTTATCTATGgcccacattaaaaaaaattcgtcTGACTGAAAATATGCGTGCAAGATTGGATCCAGATTTTTCAAACTATATATTGGAATTAGGCAATGGAATGCCACCAATTACAATCGATGAACATGTCAAAATTCCTACAGCCATGTTAATTCCATATCAGAATGATACTGCTTCTTTGGATCAATTATTAGATGctgtttttaatgatatttcagaATATTCGGCAAATATTTCAAGCATGATGAACCGTGCCATATTGACACCGAAGAACAGTTATGTAGATGAGATAAACAATTTGTTGATACAGAGATTTCCAGGAGATATCATCAACTATTACAGTTTTGATGAAACAATTGATGCATCTAAACAAGCAATCATGGAAGATTTCTTAAATATATTGACTCCAAATGGATTCCCTCCACATCAACTATTCCTCAAACAGAATTGTCCTATCATGTTGCTTCGAAATATTAATCCTTCTGAAGGATTATGCAACGGAACATGGCTGATTTGTCGTAATTTTGATTATAACGTCATTCATGCAGAAATTGCAATTGGCCATCAAACTGGCAAAAAA CTTTTCAAGATGCGGCCAATTTTCACATCAATCAAAGATATTTCTCCAGCCGTAAAAAActggaaaatcaaaatgattgttGCAGAAAAATCGCCCAAAAGAACTGGACAACACTCACCagtcaaataccaaaatttgacATTAATCGATCAAGAG GGAAATCGGGTTCAAGCAACCATGTTTGGAACAGATATCGATTCAAGAAAAAATTCTCTGCATATCTTTCGTTCATATTATATCACAAATGCATTTGTCAAACCACTGGATCCTAAATTCAGAACTGAATCATATGAATTTCAATGGATTTTAAATTCCAAGACAATCATTGAAGAAGTACCAAATGATGAAACACATTTAAAGCTACCAAAATTCAATTTCATCTCTATTGATCAATTAGATCCCTACAAAGACTCAATTGCAGAAATAG GTTTGTCCTTATCATCACGACCAACAAGTGTCTTCACAATTAATCCTGAGCTTCCTGAGGCAGAACAACtacaaaaatg GGCAACAATTAATAAAGGAACTGGACATGACCACAATGAAAGTTTCCTCTGTTACCACTGCAAATACCAAACTGTTGCTCAACCAcg GTGTCGAGCATATGTTGAACTTGATGATGGGACAGGAAAATTACCTGCAGTGATGTTTGGCAAAATTGCTGAGGAAGCATTAGGTTATTCTGCAGTTGATTTCATGAATCACAATGGAgag gAGCATCTACCATTTATTGAGAATCTTGCAATACAAGTTTCAGAAAAACAGTGGATGCTCCAACTTACTGCAGATCCAGAAATATTCAATCAAcaacaacacaaaaattttAATGTTCTCTCTATTGGCCCTGTCCAATTTGGTCCAGAACTACAATG